The Spirosoma linguale DSM 74 genome segment TCACCCCGGCCGGATCCTTGGCGAATAGCCCTTCGATGTAGCTGTAAAAATTGGGGTCTTGCTGCTTAAGGTAGCGAACGCGCCAATCCGCCGTCCAGTAAGCCGCTCGGAACTGGTCTCTCTCCCCTTTCCAATCCAAAGCTAGCCAACTCAACCCGGCCACCAGGACGACCATCAGCCCGAACATATACCCACCATAGCGAACGTATTGACTCATTGTGTAGTCCGGGCGTTGACGGATTAATTGCTTCACTTGGCTCAAGTCGGCCCGAACCTGCGCCAGCTCATCGACCGCCACAGGAGTTGGGGGAGAACTGGCTAATTGCTTTTCCAAAGACGCGACTGCTTTGGCCAGTTCACTCAGATCATCCTTACTGGCTAGTTTAGAGATCGACGCCGTTAACTTCTCAACGTCGCTCAAAATGCCCTCCAGTAATTCGCCCACTAAATCACCACTAGGCGGGGTTTTCTTGTTTTCCATCTCACATGCTCAGGCCACGCCCGCGTTTAAGCTGTTTTTCTTCGTTTTGCGGGCTTATCGTCAATTCCTGGGCCTTCGCTAGCTCCCGCTGCTGCGAAAGCTCCAGAGCTCGTTTATGGGCGTTCAAGCCTAGTTCTTGCTGAATCTGACCCAAGCCTAGGTTTTGGTGTAGCTTAGAGCCTTTGAAGGCCACCCGTAGGGCCTCTCCGTTTTCGTCCTGGCTCACGCGCTCAAAGCTCACCCCCCGCGCTTGACCCGCCTTATCCCGGTTGACGATCAACTCAATTCCACGCTGAGCCAGATTAGCCCGTAATTCATTGGAGGTGGTGGACAGCTCCAGGCTCTGGCGTACATCGTTGCGCATTTCCAGACGGTAACGGTCAGCCTGGGGTAAGTGCTCGATACCCAGCCGGTAGCCTTGCTCCTTCATCAGCGTTAGGCGGTGCTGCTGCTCCATCGCCCGTAGTAGCTTCTCGGACCGACTAAAGTTGTGGCTGTCGCTGACCGTGTGCCCGTCGTTGGCCACCCGGTTGGCAATGATATGAAAATGAGTGTGGGCGGTATCGTAGTGCTGGATCACCACGTACTGCGATTGGTCCAGGCCCATCCCTTTCAGGTAGTCCGTCGCCACCTGCTCAATAAGCTGCGGTTCCTGTAGAAGCCGGGCCTCGTCCTGGGGATCGAAGCTAACCGCCGTGTGCCACACGCTGCGGCTCAGCTCCGGATTAAGCATAGCCTGACGGGTGAAATCGGCGACCATCCCTTTCAGATCGTAATCGCGCACGCCCTGGCTCAGCAGCACTTGGCCCTTACCGAGTTCAACTTTTTCCATGTTGTACTGACAGCAGCCCTTGAAGCTGCGGCCAACGCTGGTTTTGGCGATCATCCCTCGGCGGATTTGTTTAGGAGTTGACTTAATTGGTGCAGCAGCCGATTGGCTTCGATGGCAATGCTGCGGATACCGTCGGCGTTGGCTTTGTGAGCGATCTGGTTGAGATTGCTCCCTAACCGGGCCACCTGGTTTAACGTTTCGTTCTCCTGGGCACTCAGCCGGGCCTGGGCCTTGCCGGTAAGCACCATTTGCCGACCGTAGTCCGACAGATTCAGACCCGCTTTCTCCGCCCGTTTACTCAACGCTAGCTTCTCGATCTTGGTCAGGCAAACCGTGATTTGCTGGTCGCGTTTGGTCACGCTGGGCGGGCGACCACCCTTCTTTTTAACCGGTTCGGACGGATTCATAGCGAACAAAGTGAGCGGGTTTTGTACCCCCGACAGTCGGAGGGGGGACAGCCGTTTAAGACCGGAAAAACAACGCGCAGCGGAGGTTTTTTAGGGCTTAAACATGGCTGGCTACGCAATCACACGAGCAAAGTTAGCACGCGCCAGCTACTCCGCAAGGAGAACCGTTTCATTATTCTCTTTTGTTAATTGAGTAACTAATAAAGTAAAGTACTTTATACCAAAAACAATATATGAAGACGCTATTAATTGGACTAACACTAAGCCTTGTAATGCCCTTGATGGGTAAGGCACAAACCGAAAAAGGACGGTGGACAATTGGTACTCAGTTAGGCAACTTCACCTACCAGAAACAGGAGAATGGCTATAGCTATTTTACTGGTAGCGTAAGTCCATCAGTTGGTTATTTTGTGACCGATGGCTTAGTTGTCGGAACAGGAATTCCACTTAGTTTTGGTTCCACGAGGTATGGTCAATATTATGCTAGCTTCTATAATCTTCGTCAAAATAGCGTTTCAATTGGCCTAGCTCCTTTCATACGTTACTATTTTGGACAAGCCAAGTTAAAGCCATTTGTAGGTATAGCTTACAGTTATAGTCGTACTACTGGTAATTCTAAAACTGACACAGCAGGCGGATCAGAGTCAAAAACAAAAGGGTACACAACGGCTTTTACCCCTACTATTGGTTTAGCTTATTTCGTTACACGAAATCTGGGCTTAACGGCTAGTCTGAACTACAATATAAATCATGTAGAATACAACACGGTTCAGACATCACCGAATACGCCAGGCGCTTCTATGGCTAATTACACGTCACGCTTGGCATCATTGGCAATTGGCTTCCAAATCTTTCTAGGTAAATAGACGTGTTCACCCAAATACTCTTTGCCAAAAGCTTTTCTTGCCTTGTTCAGGCATCCGGTTGGCAATCCCTTCAACCATCTTAGTTAAGTGGTCAATCTGGTTCTGAATGTCTACCGGAGCGGCTGGTAGTTGGGTCTGGGTAAGCTGGCTCTGGGCAAAGCT includes the following:
- a CDS encoding Relaxase/mobilization nuclease family protein (PFAM: Relaxase/mobilization nuclease family protein~KEGG: lhk:LHK_00918 relaxase/mobilization nuclease topoisomerase/primase fusion protein), yielding MIAKTSVGRSFKGCCQYNMEKVELGKGQVLLSQGVRDYDLKGMVADFTRQAMLNPELSRSVWHTAVSFDPQDEARLLQEPQLIEQVATDYLKGMGLDQSQYVVIQHYDTAHTHFHIIANRVANDGHTVSDSHNFSRSEKLLRAMEQQHRLTLMKEQGYRLGIEHLPQADRYRLEMRNDVRQSLELSTTSNELRANLAQRGIELIVNRDKAGQARGVSFERVSQDENGEALRVAFKGSKLHQNLGLGQIQQELGLNAHKRALELSQQRELAKAQELTISPQNEEKQLKRGRGLSM
- a CDS encoding mobilisation protein (PFAM: mobilisation protein~KEGG: nmu:NmulC_2791 mobilization protein), whose protein sequence is MNPSEPVKKKGGRPPSVTKRDQQITVCLTKIEKLALSKRAEKAGLNLSDYGRQMVLTGKAQARLSAQENETLNQVARLGSNLNQIAHKANADGIRSIAIEANRLLHQLSQLLNKSAEG
- a CDS encoding hypothetical protein (KEGG: sbp:Sbal223_0625 hypothetical protein), translated to MKTLLIGLTLSLVMPLMGKAQTEKGRWTIGTQLGNFTYQKQENGYSYFTGSVSPSVGYFVTDGLVVGTGIPLSFGSTRYGQYYASFYNLRQNSVSIGLAPFIRYYFGQAKLKPFVGIAYSYSRTTGNSKTDTAGGSESKTKGYTTAFTPTIGLAYFVTRNLGLTASLNYNINHVEYNTVQTSPNTPGASMANYTSRLASLAIGFQIFLGK